A stretch of DNA from Scleropages formosus chromosome 13, fSclFor1.1, whole genome shotgun sequence:
ATTCCAAActcttaatatttattattttgaaatgttaagatttttttttccaaaacaatgaTGGATAAAAACATGTCATGGGTAGCTGTTTGGGAATGTACAGTTTTACAGCACGGATTTGTGTTGATGAACAAACAACCAGGTAGAAGAGTTAACTTTGACCTGACACTCGTACCACACAGAGAGCACAACAGACTGTTAGTTGACACACAGATGATAGTCGCAGTAGAGGGTTTGTCAGTTATGGTCtccctttttgttatttttcacctGTGCTCAgccatttagctgagacttagGGGTCAGGGGATAGTGATCTGTGTCCTATGGTTGCACCTGGACCTCCTCCCACCACAGGACACCAGGCAGTACAGCGACCTGTTCTGTCAAAAATAGCTTCATGATCGCTGTTTGTGGGCTGCAACCAATCATGTACCATAATGTAcgtcactttttaaaaaagatccCTTCTGAAAGCCATTGGAAGTTGGCACTTTAAGGCAGAATATGGCTACGCTGTGAAACGTCTCCGATGCGGCTGGCGAGAGGAGAGCAGACGCCACGCAGCTGTCGTGGAGCACCTGGCTGACAGCTATGTCAAAGTTCAGAGGGGACCATGGAAGCCAGGTGAAGAGGAGCAGTGCTGTGTCATCATCGGCGTCACGTTCATTTCGTGATGCTGTTCTTCGTTCTAAAGCCGATTTCACACTAGCACTTTGACCCCAGTATGAACCGCTGGGCTGATCAGGACTGCAATCTTCACCCCAGAGGGACCTCATATCCCCTGGAGAGCTGGAGTTTGACTGTTAGAATGGGTCGAACCACTGCTGCCTGATTCCCAGGCCACTCCTACTTCCCACACTGTGATTTATGTGGCAAAGGTTTTGCAGTGAGGGGCCAGTGGCTGCTCTGGTACAAAAAGGCATAACTGGGTAAAAACTGGGAGAAACACAGACTTATAAAAGCAATGGGCTGAGGAGGGGTGTacatgtgcacacactcactcacccacctTGGCCCAGAGGCATCCTGGTGAGAAAGAGCTGTGCTGTGGAGAGCCCatacacagcaaaacaaaaccacaatACTAAACCTGTTGGTTATTTCCAAAAATGACATTACGTAGTTAACTGGATAACTTTTGccaaaattattaataatcagGACGATCAGAAGTGTTTGTTAGACAACGCTCTCTTGTCAACATGTCTATTACTTTTCTCGCCAGTTTATGCAAGCTTGCTTTGTGAAACAacccaaaatattttcttgatcTTGAGAGCTAAACATAAATATGTTGATATAAAACAATGACAACAGAATGTGCTACAGAACAAACAGTTTGATTATAATCAATAATCATGGGatcataaaacaaaattaaacaagcaGCAATCAAAGTCagtttgttacatttaaattccCCTCTTTGGAAAGACGAACAGAACATGAGGAATGACAGGAGGCGGACAGCAGCTACGTGCGGACGGAGGCTGGGGCTTAGTAGTGTCAAGAAACCATTTCACACCAGTTCCAGCATCTTGGCATGAAGTAACATTTGTGCTGAAGTggtaaaaactaaataaataatagcagattaaaaaaaataataaaaaaataaactggccATATGCTGAGAGATGCAGTGTTCAGTTCTGGGAGGTGTGTTTAAACAGGGTCAGTTAAATACCTGTCAATCAGCACAAACTGGCTGATCGCAGGGTCCAATCCTAGACTGACCCCACACCCcacactcccacccccacccccattacCGCCACTGTTCAACATTGTCCAGATAGTCCTCAGTGGTCTCGTTGTCCTCCAGCTCCCACCAGGAGCTCAGTACCTTGTCCTCCACCCAGTCCCCTGCCTTGCCACCATGCTCTGCCTGCCCCTGGTAGAGGGTCGCCAAAGCTTGGCGCTCCTCCCCTGGGCTCCCTCCCGAGTCCCCTCGCCGAGCGGaacccctccccctctgcctcCGTCGTCTCTCCTGCTGCCTGCGCTGGCGCTGCTCGCGGCGCTCCTGCTGCCGTGCCACCTGGAAGCGCTGCAGGAAGAGGTCGCGGGCATACTCGTACAGCTCCACATCCCAGCTGTTGAGCTGCCGGATGCGCCGCTGCGTCTCCGCGTCCACCTCCACACTGGTGGCGCGCGTTCCGTTCAGCTGCGTGAACGGCGCGATGAAGGACAGCTGGAAGGTGCGTTCAAACAGATACTGCGTCTTGCGCTGGAACTCGGTGAGGCCGAAAAAGGCCATGCTGCGCAGGTTTTGTTTGGCGCTCTCCAGAAGGACGGCGCCGCGCTCCTGCTCGCTCATGGCCGACACGTTGTAGCAGCCCACCAGGCTGAGGTCGGCCAGCATGCGCGTCTGCCGGTTGTTGGCCATGTTGTACGGGCAGTCCATGAACTCCTCGAGCGAGCAGCCCGACCAGTCATCACCAGGGTAACAGCTGGGCAGCTCCGACAGGGTCGGGGCGCGTCCGTCGCACATGTGCAGGGAGGCCTTCCAGGTGGCGCCGCGCTGCACGTGTCGCCATTCGCTTAGGTAACGCCACACGGGGTCACGCAGGATGGTGATGTAGTAGTAGTTCCtgaggggggggaagagagagagagagagagagaggattgGGGGTGGGGCTTATCACTCTGGCTCATTAAAATGCAACTCTgctcccactgcaccacccaacGTTCTCAGTGTTTAACAATTACTTCTCACGACAGCAAAGAGTGATAAATATCAGCTACAATTCTCATTCTGCCATCTTCTTTGCCCTTTTGAAAAGGATTCATTTTCACTCCTCTGCACATTTTTAGGAGGAGTTGTCTCAAATGGATGCCTTTAAAAGCAGAGGACTCGTAAATACCTGTAGGGACAGGCAGAGAGATTTACGGTGAAGTTTCAGAAATCTAAATTTTCAACCCtaccattattaataacttatTGTCCAGTTGTGAGGAGGTCCACAGTCCATCCTGGAAGTATAGAATGTGAGGTAGAGTAGACCCAAGGCAATTAGTGTTAGGATGTGTGTTGTATGAatgtttatgctttttaaaactgaaaatgatgagACTAACATCAGAGTGTAAAACTAAGATAAATGTATGGGTATTTTTTCTTATGGGTAAAACACGATATtacaccattttttaaaaacactttaaaacactTAAAGTCCAAAGTATTACTTGCTTTTAAAGTAATGTTGCCCCCTAGtctttgtgtttatgtttagATGACAGAAATTATTCACTCATGTTTACAATGAGATAACGCATCATTAAAACCTGCCTCGATGTTTGTATCTTTGTGATTTTGACTGAGTATTTTAATTCTTATGGTATTAAATAAaggttgaaggagaaaaaaaaaaaaaattcccagagCAATTACCCGCACTCATTGTCAAACCGTTAATAAAAATCCTTATGCTTAAACTCAAGCATTAACCCGAAAGATGCTGATGCATTTCAGCTCCAGTGCATCCGTGTGTGAATTAAGGGCACGAGTGTATAGGACAGGCTATGAAATGTCAGCACTCCTGTAATCTGCCCAGAAACAGATGCCCCCAGTCTCCTCCTCCCACTGTGAACGAACCCCCCAGCCCACCTGCTGAAACACAACACTGGGGCACGTTCCCCTTGGAGAGAGCTGCCGGCGCAGACACGCCCAACGATCCCTCGAATCTCCGAGAGGCTGCGCGCACTAAACCGCTTCTGGGGAACATTTTTAGCCACAGCTGAAACACGATGACAAAGAAGTTAAACAATCCAACGTGGCATAAAGAACCGAAAATAAACGGCAGCAGCAAGACGAAGACAGTAAGAGTGCAGCAGGCAGGCAGCCTTCACTGAGCGACTTATGGAAAAATATTCAGGAAAGAAAACCGATAGGGGCATGGCAAAACACATCAACTATAGACGGTCTCGAGAGCTCTGCCAACGAGACTCATCTAACAAAACTTATATTGTCTCCAAAATAAGGCTTTCTTCAACGGCAAAGCTGATGATAGTGGAGtagttggtgctgctgcctttgcacccgaaggtcacaggtttcccatctccagctgtagtagccttgagtagggtacttaccctaaattgctctgtatATATATCTCTctctataatatatatatatatatatatatatatatatatatatatatatatatatatatattacacacacacacacacacacacacacacacacacacaaatagctgtacaaatgggtaaataatttgaaccttaacattctaagtcacttttgagaaaagcgtgagctaaatgaatatatgtaaactACATAAGCTGTCGTCAAGTCTTAAGTCTCAAATATCCTTATATTACATAAACCCCGAGAATAGACAATTAATATGCATAACTGCTATGTtgttaaatatgaatttatgttTTTCCCCACTAATTTCACATCAAAATTACTGATAAAGAATATAAATACaacacagtattttattttcaagctATTGCCATCCATCCACCTtttgtcccgcttgtcctaaaaagGTCggggtggcagcagggagagcagagaggcccagccgcccctgtcccccgcagcTCCCTCCAGCTTAACCTGGGGGATCctcagccgttcccaggccaactgggagatataatccctccagcgggttctgggctgacctcgggggcTACACTATTGCcagtttgtaaatgttttcttttgacttttccttttctgcatcAGCACAATACTCACATTTTGACTTGCTAGCCATTGTTTTTAAAGAGAGTCAGCAGGAGTGATTGATAGGCATTAGGACCAAATGCCAGTActcaataatataataaggtagACAGGATGGCCATGGTAAGCCTGAATTGTTGAGGACTCCCAGTATAGAGAAGTACACAAAGGGTTCAGCCAAAGGGTTCCTTCAGCCCATCCTTCAGACCCTGTTCATGTGGTCCAGTGGTTTGATACCCCTCTCTGTGCATGCTCCCGGTAGTCATTCATTGCCCTCCCGTTGACCTACAGCCTGTGCGTTGCTGCAAACTCGTTTCCGTGCATTTTGTCTGCACGTTTGCCCGTGTGCGTATGGGTGTGTGGAATCCCGGCACCAGTCCAGGGCGTTTGGACCACATTAATTAAACACTGTTGGCACTCTGTGTGAACCCAGTCCGAAGGGGTTCCAGGTTCCTCGGCAGAACAAGGCGGGGAGGGGGGACGGTCGTTCCTCACTTTTAAACAATGCCGGCTTCTCCAGAGACGGCACGAGTTCTGCGCCATGCTGGAGGAGCGCCAGCTTGTTAGACAACGCATCTCCCATGCCAAACACTGGGTTGTTATCAGAGATGTTAATGACAACAGGAACAGAGACAGGAAATGGATGGCCAATTAGGCTGCAAGGGATGGAAAGGACAGatgtgaaaaaggaaatgagaaacggagggggaagaaaaaaacaggagcgCTGGAGAGTGATGGAGCAATCCAGGGAAACAAAGCAACCAGAAATGTATGGACCCTCCACCTCTGTGAGAACCCTGCAgaattttaatcttttaaatgACAACGAATCATGCTCACAGTCAGCTGCAGAGACCCACTCCCTTAACCCCTCCACAGAAAGTTCACAGGGCCAGTCATCTTTAATTAAAGAGCCGAATATGCTCGGATTCATGCAAGCGTTTCCTCTTCTTGGCGGAAAGGCATGCGGTCAcatatgaaataaacacacaaacacgctcTGGTTAAGTCACGGGTACAGTCAGcacacaggcaaacacacaagcagtccTCTTATTCGGACATGTGTCAGTGAGCAGAAAAGAGGGTGTGTttcagaggaagagaaaaaaaaaaaaaagatccaaaAAGCACTTTAAATGACAGCAACAGATGGCCCTTCCATTAATCAAACAGGGAAAATTAAGGGAGGAGGCAgattaaaaactgcatttcctcCTCCAGCACTTGATGAAGTCCCTCGCGCTGATGAGGTTCCCGTCGCATGTCGTCCGACCTCGTGATGAATCGGGGCGCACAGATCAATCGTGTCATCCCCGCTGTACTTGTGGGGTCTACCTAGCCCCGCCTCCTGAACCGGGTGCAAAGACCAAACATTTCTTGCCAATCTTCACAGCTATACATTATGGTACAAAATACCGTGAACAAACCCTGCTGACTTTACctccaaaacaaatacaaattttcttaattgaaaaagaaaaaggaaaaaaaaaaaaaaaaaaattttaaacatccTGTGTGTCCCCATGTTTGTGTCTGCTAAAAAGCACAAAAcccaaagaaaaacagcatttctCCTTCGCTACCTCCACTTCTAATCTACTTATTCACGCAGCCTGTATCGGGTACACACGAAGGTCATCGCAATGGGCTGTACATTTACAACGGAGGCAGTGTAATAACAGCGGTGAACCGTTTACATGCGAACGCAGCACAGGTGAACTCGCTCAACCTGTATTGTTCGACCCCCAGGGACCGCGGATGAGAACCCGACAAGGAGGCCTTTGCGTTTCATTGTGCCGCGCGAGGGATTTGAGCGGTTCGTCGAGGTGCAGGCCTGCAAAGCTTTTATCATGCTATCCGTGTTGAAGCGGACCATCGCAGGGCGATTAAACCCCCTGCCTCCACTGAACAATGCAGAGATTACCACATCAAAGTGCCCCGCACAGTTAGAATGCGCCCGGCGTTTACGCCATCGGGCGGGAGAGATGAGCAACGGGTGCGGTAATGACATCCCGATTCAGGCTCCACGGGGGTCGCGCCAATCACCCCTCTCCCCTGATGTCTTCAGGTGGCTCAAAGGCTGCAGATGCAGGGGTCAGGACACCATGGTGAAAAgattgcggggggggggggggggggggggggggggggtaattttACATCCCTTGTGATGGAAAGGAAGCTGGGATGGACACTCCTTTAAAGGGGCCTCCATGCTCCAGTCCTTGCCCGGGACCCTGGTCAACCTCAAGCAGCAGTGAGAAACCACAGTGAGTCCAATGGGATTGTGGGAGTGGACTGTGGCTCAGAGGTTGAAGCATCAATCCTCAGATGAAGGGGGATGGGCTGCTGTCATTGTACCTTCCAGAAACCACCTCAGATGGTGtaactgtttggagaaaaccatctggtAAAAATTCATTATGCACGCATGTGTACAAACCAAGCACATAATTCATGTACGCAGTGTCAGAGCAGGCTCTTTAAGAAGGTCCGCGGGCCACGGCGGGGCAGATGTGCCGAGGCACCCCGCCCCTTACACACCCCGTTCCACCCCCAAGGGGGTCAGAGATAAAGAGTCGGGTGACAAGCTATTCTTTAAGACTAATCTCTCAGGAAGGGGGTGGAGCAGTAAGGAGCGGTTCAGGTCCGGCTGGGGTGACAGTATTTATGAGCTTTAGTCAAACCAAGTAACAATGTGATTCGCCCCCCTGCTATTGCTGGACTCGGGGTTCTTGCTCACTTTTATCCAGAGTCACTGACAGCGGCAGCTTTGGATGCTACGGCAGGTCAATAATTCACACAACAGGGTGGCTTTTACTGTCTCAATTCAGGTCCCTCAGGCATCCCCACCTCACTTTTCTACACTGATCTGTTGACCAGcatgctgcagcaggaggtgggactcataCTCAAGTCCGTAAGGCTTCAACTCACTAGGCAACTCACTAGGACACCTGCCGGCACTTCATCACCCAGATGCTCCTAAACCTGCAGCCAAACATCCTGTAGAAAAGTTGAGAAGCTCTCTTTCGGCAAGCCCCCCGTGTACAAGTGACCATCAATGCTGTTGTTCATCATCTACCATGTgaatcatcaccaccatctACCATGTTCACTCGAagcgcccccctcccctcccctcccctcccctcccctccgacACCCCTCACCTGGGGGTCTGCGTCCTGGACGGCTCGCGGGTGTCCATGAGCGCGGGCACGCAGCTCGTGAGCTCGGTCCAGTCCGCGTGCAGCCCGCAGCTCCAGCCCGTGGAGAAGCGCGAGAAGAGCCACGTCTCGCGCTTGCCGGGCCGGTAGCACGTGCACTTCTTCTGGCCCGCGCGGCACTCGCACGGCCTCTCGAGGCGCAGGTTCCGCACCAAGTGCCTCCCGAACGTGGTGCCGCCGGTCTTCTGGATGTGGAGGAACACGATCACGTCGTCGCCCTTGATGTTGAAGTCCACGAAGCGGCTCAGGTCGCTCGCCGTGAAGTTGAAGCGAGGCACGAAGCGGGCGAGGCTGCGGTCCTCCGCCACGTACGGGTCCCCTCCACCGCCAGAGCCCCCGGttcctccgccgccgccgccgccaccgtcCGCCCCGCCGCCCCCGGAGCCCCGGCCGCCGCCCCCCGGCGAGGCCAGGCGCAGCAGCTGGCAGTCGGTTCCCGGGCACACGTACTGCAGTACGATGAGACCGAAGAGCAGCAGCATGAGCAGGGCGAGCAGGAGCCGAGCGCCGCCGGACTTCTCATCCATCTTCGCGGGGGAGCGAGAGGAGCATCACTGAGCAGCCTACCCCGCTGCCCGGGCCGCTGGGGACGGTGCCCCTCGGcgctcagacacacacaaaccgaAGGAATGAAACCCCCTGAGAATGCCGGCGCTACTCTGTTCAGCTACGGAATAGTTCGCGGAGCTCCGAGAAGCACCACTTCAGCGTGGACGGAGGTCTCTTCCTCGCCGAGTCCATCTCTTTATGTTTACTTCCATCGCGAACCAAAGCCCGTCTgcctttcccagcagcccctgcgGCGTCAGCAGAGCGAGGCCGTGACGTCACCACTAAGGGCTGTGGGGATTGAAATCCCCTATGCCGCTCATCGTCATTGTTCTTACAGTTTTTATAAGAAATCGGGCGTTTTAAGGGAAAGGGGACGGCAGTATATATGAGActaactgtgtttttactcaAATAATTTGTAACTAACAGGTCTCTCGCCGTAGGGCTGTTTTGAAGCAGTGACCGTGAGGCTCCGTACCTCTCGTTTCCTGAATGAATCATGTTTACGCAAACtagtattttgtacatttacaagTACTACATCAAATGTGAGGACATATTTTGCTTGTGAAATGGTAATAATGCTTCACTTTGGGTTTCCCCGTCGTAAGTCAGTAGTAATCATAGTGATCGGCGACTCCCAGCTTCCGCGTGTTTATCCCTGCTGTCACGGTACGGTAGTGTCAGGAGGAGGAGTGTGGGTGGCGACACACGGTAGAGTGTCGGGTGGGGCCGCGAGCGCCTTCGCTTCACTACTCGTCGCTGGGTTTGGGCCCAGTTCACTTGCAGGACCGCGAAAGAGATGCTCTTCTCCGATTGTGTCCTGCCTGGCTGGACGCGTTTACGGTCCACTGCTCACTTCACCTGCTGTGTAGTGCGGAATTCCTGCTGATGACAACCGCTACTGTCCCACAATTCGTCAAATATTCGTACAACCCCGCTGTAATTTCAGTgtataaaaaagagaaaactccTCACCATAAGTAAAATAGTCAGGTAATATAGCTACATTCCTCGTTTATGTAGTTGCTGtaagcaaaaagaaaaggagccGAAATAGCTCAGTTGGGAGAGCGTTAGACTGAAGATCTAAAGGTCCCTGGTTCGATCCCGGGTTTCggcagtggttttttttttttttaatttttttcctctcggACAGACAACATAATTATCTGTAAATCTTCTCATATCGAACGTACGAATAATTAAAAGATAAACGTCGCTTTAagaggtttttttgtgtttataaatCGCACAAGACGTTTAGACATGGCTGTCCTCAACCTGAGGCGAGGCGCGGACGGCAGTGACAGAAACGTCTAGAACCACCCGAATCTGCCTCGAGACCGTCTGAGTAGCGCGAACAAGCTCCACTTTAAACACCCTATAATCTGTATTCATCGCTCGTATGAAAATTCAGTCAGTGCGCTTTCTGAGCGACTTCAAATGTTCAACACTTAATTTTACAGAGCACTGAAGCCCCCCTCAGATACATAACTGCGTATAAAAACATACCTCCATAGAGGCTATAGCTAAATTAGAGTTCATTAAGCAGTTTGGTGTGTTGAACAGAACGTACTTACTTTTGTCATTCAGCTAAACTGGATTTGAGTTTGAGGAGTTTCTCAGTCACCAACATAATACACACAGCAGGTGGTTACAATAAAGGTCACACTTTGTCACCTTATAGTCCTTACATCCACAATTTACAGGAAACACTGTAGTAACAGCGGTGGGTGATGTTTCACCAGCATGAATCAGCACTGAGtcatgaaggggaaaaaaaaaaaattaaggcatGTTAATACAAATAAGTCCATGTTCAAATTGCACACGTGTGACATGGTAAAGCAGGTTGGCCTCGCCCAACACTGACTAACCTGCCCTACAACACACCGATGAAGCACACAGGAAGCGGGTTAAATATATTTGCCATCTTTATTGTAAGAAgactggagtttttttttttttttttaaatatacccTTTTTCCTTTACATCAAGATCTGGGCCTCCATTCCAGGTACACACATGTAGGGCCTCTTTCAGAGACGCCAAAACAGCTCCTCCAAGTTCAGGGCTGTCCGTCTGGTCCTTTCATCAGAATTTCTCCAGGCCATGTGGGTTCCAGGTGAGAACAGGTTTGGCTGCTATGTCCTGGGCTCATCTGAGGTCCTGAAACCTTCACGTGGAGGAACACATTCCAGCTGTTTGGCACCCGCTGACCAGCGAGTGGCGCTCTGGCACTGCTGACTAGCGGAGTGGGATCCTCAGCACGAAGTCCGAGTTGTGGGGAATTGGCGACAAACTGGCAGGTGAGTTAAACCACCAGGTGTCCAGATATAGACCCTCTCCCTGAGCACTGTCAAACACACTAACTGGGAGCGCTCACCTTTACACTGAGAAGAAGGTGTGCACCAGCAAAGCTTTGCTAACTTTCCAACAAAAGCCCCGGACACTGTATTCTTCATCAATCCCTCCATTCGTTTATCCTCTTAAATGTGAAGACCCCTGCCTCGGCCAGCTCAGACACCGTTTCCAAAGCAAAGAGTGGAGATAAGGTCAAGGCTCAGCCGATCACTTCCACCAGAGGTTCACATTCcgtcttctcttctcctctggcTCACACAAGTGCCTTCTCAATGATTCCGATTAAAACCTGGCCTGCTTTCCCAGAATCCCTTGGGGCTTTGCCACTTCCAACAGTACCACAACAGACATGCACGGTATCAGTCCCACACTAAATATCCTCACTCAATAttgtattcataaaaaaaaagtttaaaaaaggccattattaaaaaagtcaaaattaaaaGCTTTTCACCTacgtataaatatatatttcaatacTATTGTGGATAGCTActtgaaacattttcacatgtgTAAaggcctttaaaaataaaaacatgcgaTTAAATAATTTACTGTACAAAGAGCTACACAATTTGGCATGTGTTTTTCAGATAATTTATGGGATCAACAGGCTGTGGGAGTAAGGACAGATATGGACATCATTGTACTGACACTGTCCTCACAAGGCCTGGcaattctccaaagcaatgtaaaacTAACATGCAAACATTATACACACGTTATACACCAGCATGAGGATTCAAGGTACTCTTAAAAACTTGTCTAAACCAATGCCCTCCTTTAGAGGTAGCGGTAAACGTACCAGAGTTATCACCTAGCAGTATAATTTGGTTCAGATGCTGTGACAATGGAAAAGGACATACTTCCATCCCTGGAAGAATGGAATATAGATGGATCCAGCCATGTGAGAGGGTCAACAGTTGGTCAGAATCTTTACAAAATATGACATACACC
This window harbors:
- the hs6st2 gene encoding heparan-sulfate 6-O-sulfotransferase 2, yielding MDEKSGGARLLLALLMLLLFGLIVLQYVCPGTDCQLLRLASPGGGGRGSGGGGADGGGGGGGGTGGSGGGGDPYVAEDRSLARFVPRFNFTASDLSRFVDFNIKGDDVIVFLHIQKTGGTTFGRHLVRNLRLERPCECRAGQKKCTCYRPGKRETWLFSRFSTGWSCGLHADWTELTSCVPALMDTREPSRTQTPRNYYYITILRDPVWRYLSEWRHVQRGATWKASLHMCDGRAPTLSELPSCYPGDDWSGCSLEEFMDCPYNMANNRQTRMLADLSLVGCYNVSAMSEQERGAVLLESAKQNLRSMAFFGLTEFQRKTQYLFERTFQLSFIAPFTQLNGTRATSVEVDAETQRRIRQLNSWDVELYEYARDLFLQRFQVARQQERREQRQRRQQERRRRQRGRGSARRGDSGGSPGEERQALATLYQGQAEHGGKAGDWVEDKVLSSWWELEDNETTEDYLDNVEQWR